One segment of Nostoc flagelliforme CCNUN1 DNA contains the following:
- a CDS encoding HlyD family efflux transporter periplasmic adaptor subunit, whose protein sequence is MTQLNGNRVNGNQKNGNHKNGVKQDSLVLTKQQKAAQQSLINSSSQEFEQSIVLRQSPIWSRTIMITLMALACFGIAWAYLAKIEQVVPATGQLKPEGTVKDVQAPVSGVVKTVNVKDGQAVKPGDLLLTFDSIASVAELDSLKKIRVALNRENQIYRRLMGASTATESELLYLRGNLPQEAAFLLKSRAALVGENELLRTQLKNSGVGTALGSDEQQLLQVAKKELDSRSSAARLEVEKIKKQLAQNKYKLEDSKASLAIQEGILAKLKILSEEGGISQLQYLNQQQEVQNRTAEVAQLREEEKRLQFDIEKGQQELSNTVALSDKNILDKIADNKQRIAAIDSQFMKVILDNEQRLADINSKISQAQLNVKYQELRAPVAGTVFDLQAKNPGFVATPTTKLLQIVPNENYIAEVFITNKDIGFVRKGMKVDIRIDSFPYSEFGDIKGELAGIGSDALPPDQTHQFYRFPAKLHLDKQSLVIRGKNVPLQSGMSISANIKVREERTVLSLFTELFTKQIDTLKEVR, encoded by the coding sequence ATGACTCAACTTAATGGGAATCGCGTCAACGGCAATCAGAAAAACGGCAATCACAAAAATGGAGTCAAGCAAGATTCATTAGTACTTACAAAACAACAGAAAGCTGCTCAACAGTCTTTAATCAACTCAAGTAGTCAGGAATTTGAGCAATCTATTGTCTTGCGCCAATCTCCAATTTGGTCGCGTACAATCATGATCACCCTAATGGCGCTAGCCTGCTTTGGGATTGCTTGGGCTTATTTGGCAAAAATTGAGCAAGTAGTGCCAGCAACAGGGCAATTAAAGCCAGAAGGAACAGTTAAAGATGTTCAGGCTCCTGTTAGTGGAGTCGTGAAAACAGTTAATGTTAAAGATGGGCAAGCAGTAAAGCCAGGAGATTTGTTGCTGACTTTTGATTCCATCGCTTCTGTAGCTGAATTAGATTCTTTGAAAAAAATTCGCGTTGCATTAAATAGAGAAAACCAGATTTATCGCCGATTGATGGGTGCAAGTACCGCCACAGAATCAGAACTGTTATATTTGCGCGGTAATTTGCCGCAAGAAGCTGCTTTTCTCCTGAAAAGTCGGGCAGCCTTAGTAGGAGAAAATGAATTATTACGGACTCAATTAAAAAATTCTGGTGTAGGTACTGCACTAGGAAGTGATGAGCAACAACTTCTACAAGTTGCCAAAAAAGAATTAGACTCTCGCTCTTCAGCAGCGCGATTAGAAGTAGAAAAAATCAAAAAACAACTAGCTCAAAATAAATATAAGCTGGAAGATAGTAAAGCAAGTTTAGCTATTCAAGAGGGTATTTTAGCTAAACTTAAGATATTATCAGAAGAAGGTGGTATTTCTCAGCTTCAGTATCTCAACCAGCAACAAGAAGTACAAAACCGCACGGCAGAAGTAGCACAATTACGTGAGGAAGAAAAACGCCTCCAGTTTGATATAGAAAAAGGGCAACAAGAGTTAAGCAATACGGTGGCTCTTTCTGATAAAAACATTTTGGATAAGATAGCTGATAACAAACAGCGCATTGCCGCAATTGATAGCCAATTCATGAAAGTTATTTTAGATAATGAGCAGCGTTTGGCAGATATCAATAGTAAAATCTCTCAAGCACAGTTAAATGTTAAATATCAAGAACTCCGTGCGCCTGTAGCTGGAACAGTTTTCGATTTGCAAGCAAAAAACCCTGGATTTGTAGCGACTCCGACTACAAAACTGCTGCAAATAGTCCCAAATGAAAACTATATAGCTGAAGTTTTCATCACTAATAAAGATATTGGTTTTGTACGAAAAGGTATGAAGGTAGATATCAGAATTGACTCTTTTCCTTACAGCGAATTTGGCGATATCAAAGGGGAACTGGCTGGGATAGGGTCAGACGCATTACCGCCAGACCAAACACATCAGTTTTATAGATTTCCGGCAAAGCTCCATTTAGATAAACAATCTTTAGTGATTAGGGGTAAAAACGTCCCCTTGCAATCAGGTATGTCCATTAGTGCCAATATAAAAGTACGCGAAGAACGGACTGTGCTTAGTTTATTCACTGAGTTGTTTACCAAGCAAATTGATACTCTTAAAGAGGTACGTTAA
- a CDS encoding esterase-like activity of phytase family protein — MPIELVGFASLPADTYSDGPTSGEGISANGRTGPFPGQPIQGFSGVQFANSNSFYFLSDNGYGSKDNSADFLLRINRLNPNFKGTENGDGTVKVLDYIQLSDPNNKIPFQIVNEESSERLLTGADFDVESFVFDKDGTIWVGEEFGPYLLHFDATGKLLEAPIATPDQFKTLNGEAPKVIGHRGASGDLPEHTLQAYIRAIADGADFIEPDLVVTKDGVLIARHEPALAILNADGSVNLSNTTTDVYDISKYPQFADRKKTVSLDGNTITGWFAEDFTLEEIKTLGAIQRLPFRDQSFNGQFEIPTLAEIIDLVKEVEAQTGKKIGIYPETKHPTYFAEEATYVGTTEKINRNISDILIDTLKANNFTDPSRIFIQSFEVSNLKELNDSIMPAAGVDIPLVQLLDASDIDINGKIIESQPYDLKVSGDSRTYGDLRTPEGLTEIATYADGIGPWKRMIVSVKGTDANGDGKADDVNGDGTVNDADKTTLPPTTLIQDAHNAGLQVHPYTFRNENQYLAADYKGNPELEFQQFFQLGVDALFTDFPDTGDKVRDFLSDPQNNLVRSPQNPDVLSGDAFANLGGSKGFEGGAINASKTKLYMLLEGTVQGDPAGALRINEFDIASRDYTGKKLYYKLEDPAYAIGDLAVINDNEYLVIERDGGQGTSAEFKKIFKIDLSKTDSNSYVAKEEVGDLLNIQDPNDLNGDGKTTFDFPFVTIENVLVVDKNTILVANDNNYPFSTGRPGDDPQNPVIDNNEIILLKLENPLNLAPGLGQPQSEVIKFGSSTSDDITTEPNQTLLTGDGADFVEGNKGNTIQTGNGDDTVLVGSDSSVSTGDGNDQIFIGQNGPAQNTSANGGDGDDAIAAVEASGNNSLFGAAGADTLTVIEGSRQLSFGGFGNDSLTSKGSNNRLYGGSGDDQLFSNVNDSLFGGDGDDVLFAGQVGGNRLSGGIGADQFWITNGSLPASKNIITDFAIGIDKIGLGGIGLSNLRVLQQGADTLVKTGNTELVSLLQINLTSLTVNDFVGFS; from the coding sequence ATGCCAATTGAGTTAGTCGGCTTTGCTTCTTTACCTGCTGATACATATAGTGATGGGCCAACTTCTGGTGAAGGAATTTCAGCTAACGGCAGAACGGGGCCTTTTCCAGGACAGCCAATACAGGGCTTTAGCGGTGTCCAGTTTGCTAACAGTAACTCTTTCTACTTTTTGTCAGATAATGGTTACGGTAGCAAAGACAATAGTGCAGATTTCCTACTGCGAATCAATCGTTTAAACCCGAATTTTAAAGGAACAGAAAATGGAGATGGCACTGTTAAAGTTTTAGATTACATTCAGCTGTCTGACCCGAACAACAAAATTCCTTTCCAAATAGTTAATGAAGAAAGTTCTGAGAGATTACTGACTGGTGCAGATTTTGATGTAGAGTCATTCGTCTTTGATAAAGACGGGACAATCTGGGTTGGAGAGGAGTTTGGCCCCTATCTACTACATTTTGATGCCACTGGTAAGTTGTTAGAAGCTCCCATCGCTACACCCGACCAATTCAAAACTTTAAATGGAGAAGCACCTAAAGTAATTGGCCACAGAGGTGCAAGTGGGGATCTTCCAGAACATACCTTACAAGCATACATACGAGCAATTGCAGATGGTGCTGACTTTATTGAGCCAGACTTAGTAGTTACAAAAGATGGTGTGTTAATTGCTCGTCATGAGCCTGCTTTGGCAATTTTAAATGCTGATGGCAGCGTCAATTTAAGCAATACAACCACAGACGTTTACGATATTAGCAAATATCCACAGTTTGCCGATCGCAAGAAAACAGTCAGTCTAGATGGCAACACAATTACAGGTTGGTTCGCTGAAGACTTTACTTTAGAAGAAATCAAGACTTTAGGGGCGATACAGCGTCTACCTTTCCGTGACCAATCTTTCAATGGTCAATTTGAAATTCCCACTCTCGCCGAAATCATCGACTTGGTTAAAGAGGTAGAAGCCCAGACAGGTAAAAAGATTGGTATCTACCCAGAAACGAAGCATCCCACCTATTTTGCCGAAGAAGCCACTTATGTAGGCACGACAGAGAAAATTAATAGAAACATCAGCGATATACTGATCGATACACTCAAAGCAAATAACTTTACTGACCCCAGTCGCATCTTTATCCAGTCCTTTGAAGTATCTAACCTCAAAGAACTGAATGATAGCATTATGCCTGCGGCAGGGGTGGATATTCCACTTGTCCAACTTTTAGATGCCAGTGACATTGACATCAACGGCAAAATTATCGAGAGTCAGCCTTATGATTTGAAAGTCAGTGGTGACAGTCGCACTTATGGCGACTTGCGAACTCCAGAAGGCTTAACTGAAATTGCCACTTATGCTGATGGCATTGGCCCTTGGAAGCGGATGATTGTTAGCGTCAAAGGTACTGATGCTAATGGTGATGGCAAAGCTGATGATGTGAATGGGGATGGAACAGTAAATGATGCGGATAAGACTACGTTACCTCCCACTACCTTAATTCAAGATGCCCACAATGCAGGTTTACAGGTTCATCCTTACACCTTCCGCAATGAAAACCAGTACTTAGCAGCAGATTACAAGGGTAATCCAGAACTAGAATTTCAGCAGTTCTTTCAATTAGGCGTAGATGCGCTATTTACAGATTTCCCAGATACAGGAGATAAAGTCCGAGATTTCTTGAGTGATCCTCAGAATAACTTAGTGCGATCGCCACAAAACCCCGATGTTCTTTCAGGAGATGCTTTTGCTAACTTGGGTGGTTCCAAAGGTTTTGAAGGCGGAGCAATCAACGCCAGCAAAACCAAACTCTATATGCTGCTAGAGGGTACGGTTCAAGGTGATCCTGCTGGTGCTTTGCGGATTAATGAATTTGATATCGCTAGCCGTGATTACACTGGTAAAAAACTTTACTACAAGCTGGAAGATCCTGCTTATGCGATCGGTGATTTAGCAGTCATTAATGATAATGAATATCTAGTTATTGAGCGGGATGGTGGTCAAGGAACTTCTGCTGAATTCAAAAAGATTTTCAAAATAGACCTGTCTAAAACAGATTCTAATAGCTATGTAGCTAAAGAAGAAGTTGGCGACTTGTTGAACATCCAAGATCCTAACGACCTCAATGGAGATGGCAAAACTACCTTTGACTTCCCGTTTGTAACCATTGAAAATGTTTTAGTTGTTGACAAAAACACCATTTTGGTAGCTAATGACAACAACTATCCTTTCTCAACAGGTCGTCCTGGAGATGATCCTCAGAATCCAGTTATAGACAACAATGAAATTATTCTGTTGAAGCTGGAAAATCCCCTCAATCTTGCTCCTGGTTTAGGTCAACCTCAATCTGAAGTAATTAAGTTTGGCTCCAGTACCAGCGATGATATTACCACTGAGCCAAATCAAACCTTACTTACAGGTGACGGAGCAGATTTTGTCGAGGGTAATAAAGGTAACACCATCCAAACGGGAAACGGGGATGACACGGTGCTTGTGGGTAGTGACTCCTCAGTGTCCACAGGTGATGGTAATGATCAGATATTTATTGGTCAAAACGGCCCGGCTCAAAATACTAGTGCCAATGGGGGTGATGGCGATGATGCGATCGCTGCCGTTGAAGCTAGTGGTAATAATAGTCTATTTGGGGCAGCAGGTGCTGATACCCTGACAGTAATTGAAGGTTCTCGTCAATTATCCTTCGGTGGCTTTGGCAACGATTCCCTCACCAGTAAAGGCAGTAATAACCGTCTCTACGGTGGTTCCGGTGATGACCAACTCTTCTCCAATGTTAATGATTCACTATTTGGTGGCGATGGCGATGATGTGCTATTTGCCGGTCAAGTGGGCGGTAATCGCCTCAGTGGTGGTATTGGTGCTGACCAATTTTGGATTACCAATGGTAGTCTGCCAGCTAGCAAAAACATTATTACTGATTTTGCGATCGGGATTGATAAAATCGGGCTGGGCGGTATTGGCCTCAGTAATCTAAGGGTATTGCAGCAGGGTGCTGACACTCTCGTGAAAACCGGAAATACAGAGTTGGTTTCATTGCTGCAAATTAACTTAACTAGCTTGACTGTAAATGACTTCGTTGGGTTTAGCTAA
- a CDS encoding peptidase domain-containing ABC transporter yields the protein MTYIKNSFVEFVTTIEGFNHLPDGAIANLSEQLQAWRYRIGQKIIGKESLPEHITIIYEGQVRLLGYDPHTQLPITLKLLQPGEIIGEIGLLRDVACETAIASTEVVCLTLNASAYFSFLGLYPAFANVRKNRSYLVEVFDILSSYWKQQPLATLNFKEVAEKALPQAITHYLPPGATPFNQLDSERVWFLSGGGTVTNFSPGDRLESDNDRDNIQVISQNPARLVGIHPSDLILEDSHEIVLAVSNTKSDRAEELDIPYASDEIVPQPAPPTSKSSSKQKYPFFSGKGELNTAFACFQMIAKHLEIPFRREVVRRILTEQVKRQGVISFQVTAYLAELIGLKAQLIELPIASVTRIPTPALIRYGDNFAVLYEVDANTVVVGVPSKGIVRCKPAQLVEQLDVDPTDFPPKVKVLLLTATNQTPQERFSLRWFIPYLSRHRRVLIEVFIASFFVQLAALANPLVVQLIIDKVITQNSIGTLHILGILLLVVGLFEAVLTTLRTYLFVDTTNRIDMGLGSQIIDHLLRLPLRYFERRPVGELSTRINELENIRQFLTGTALTVGLDALFSLVYIGVMLIYSWQLTLVGLSTIPVFVIITLVASPTISRQLRAKAERNAETQSYLVEVMSGIQTVKAQNIELRSRFSWQERYARFVAAGFKTVVTSTLANSTSSFLNKLSSLLVLWVGAYLVLQGELTLGELIAFRIISGYVTSPILRLAQLWQSFQETALSLERLSDIVDTPQEGETDRYNIPLPAIKGAVKYENVSFRFGTSGPLQLSNVNLEFEPGKFVGIVGQSGSGKSTMMKLLLRLYETESGRILIDGYDIAKVELYSLRRQIGVVPQETLLFDGSVQENIALTNPDATTEEIIEAAQVACAHEFIMNLPNGYNTRVGERGSALSGGQRQRIAIARSVLQRPKLLVLDEATSALDYPTERQICLNLAKAFKGDTVFFITHRLNTVSNADMIVVMDNSRVIEQGSHQELMAAKGHYFYLYQQQDVNL from the coding sequence ATGACTTATATTAAGAACAGTTTCGTCGAATTTGTCACCACCATAGAAGGGTTTAATCACTTACCAGATGGAGCGATCGCTAATCTATCAGAACAACTGCAAGCTTGGCGCTATCGGATAGGTCAGAAAATCATCGGAAAAGAAAGTCTCCCAGAACACATCACCATAATTTATGAGGGACAAGTGCGCCTGTTGGGATATGACCCCCATACGCAACTGCCAATTACCCTAAAATTGCTCCAACCTGGGGAAATTATCGGCGAAATTGGTTTGTTGCGCGATGTGGCCTGTGAAACGGCGATCGCCTCCACCGAAGTAGTATGTTTAACCTTGAATGCATCGGCATATTTTAGCTTTTTGGGTTTATACCCAGCTTTTGCCAATGTTCGCAAAAACCGTAGCTATTTGGTGGAAGTTTTCGATATTCTCAGCTCGTATTGGAAACAGCAACCGCTCGCTACTTTAAATTTTAAAGAAGTGGCAGAAAAGGCCTTACCACAGGCGATAACACATTACCTGCCTCCAGGGGCAACTCCATTCAACCAACTCGATAGCGAAAGGGTCTGGTTTTTGAGTGGCGGAGGTACAGTCACGAATTTCTCACCTGGCGATCGCCTAGAATCGGACAATGACAGAGACAATATCCAAGTCATAAGTCAAAACCCCGCACGGTTGGTTGGTATACATCCGTCAGATTTGATATTGGAAGATAGTCATGAGATAGTACTTGCGGTAAGTAACACCAAATCAGATAGGGCAGAGGAATTAGATATTCCCTACGCATCAGACGAAATAGTTCCCCAGCCAGCTCCTCCAACCTCAAAGAGTTCGTCAAAACAAAAATACCCGTTTTTTAGTGGTAAGGGAGAATTAAATACAGCCTTCGCCTGCTTCCAAATGATCGCGAAGCACTTAGAAATACCGTTTCGTCGAGAAGTGGTTCGCCGCATCTTAACTGAGCAAGTCAAACGTCAGGGTGTCATATCGTTTCAAGTTACTGCTTACCTGGCAGAGTTAATCGGACTGAAAGCGCAGTTGATAGAGCTACCAATCGCCTCAGTGACGCGCATTCCGACACCGGCGCTGATTCGCTATGGTGATAATTTTGCCGTTTTATATGAAGTGGATGCAAATACCGTGGTTGTCGGTGTCCCATCCAAAGGAATTGTGCGCTGCAAACCCGCTCAATTGGTTGAACAATTAGATGTTGATCCAACCGACTTTCCGCCCAAAGTAAAGGTATTACTGCTGACTGCTACCAATCAAACCCCGCAAGAGCGTTTTAGCTTACGGTGGTTTATACCCTATTTGTCACGCCACCGTCGAGTCCTGATAGAGGTCTTTATCGCTTCCTTTTTCGTGCAATTGGCAGCGTTGGCGAATCCTCTGGTGGTTCAGTTAATTATCGACAAAGTTATCACTCAAAATAGTATTGGCACACTACATATTTTGGGGATTTTACTATTAGTAGTCGGGCTATTTGAAGCAGTACTGACTACTTTACGAACCTACTTATTTGTCGATACCACTAACCGGATCGATATGGGTTTAGGGTCGCAAATTATTGACCACTTATTACGTTTACCACTGCGCTACTTTGAACGCCGACCGGTGGGTGAACTTTCCACTCGGATCAACGAATTAGAAAATATCCGCCAATTCTTGACGGGTACTGCCTTAACAGTCGGGTTAGATGCTCTGTTTTCGCTGGTCTATATCGGTGTGATGCTAATTTACAGTTGGCAACTCACCTTAGTAGGCTTAAGCACAATTCCAGTGTTTGTGATTATCACCTTAGTTGCTTCTCCCACCATTAGTAGACAGTTACGTGCCAAAGCCGAACGCAACGCCGAAACTCAATCTTATTTAGTGGAGGTGATGTCAGGAATTCAAACCGTAAAAGCGCAAAATATCGAATTGCGATCGCGCTTTTCTTGGCAAGAGCGTTATGCTCGGTTTGTCGCCGCTGGTTTTAAAACGGTTGTAACTTCCACCCTCGCTAACTCCACCAGCAGCTTTCTCAACAAACTCAGCAGCTTACTTGTTTTGTGGGTAGGAGCTTATCTAGTACTCCAAGGAGAACTAACTTTAGGCGAATTAATTGCCTTCAGAATTATATCGGGTTACGTCACCAGCCCAATCTTGCGTTTAGCTCAACTCTGGCAAAGCTTCCAAGAAACAGCCTTGTCTCTAGAGCGTTTAAGCGATATTGTCGATACCCCACAAGAAGGAGAAACAGACCGCTACAATATACCTTTACCTGCGATTAAGGGAGCGGTGAAATACGAAAATGTTTCCTTCCGTTTTGGCACAAGTGGCCCTTTGCAACTTTCTAATGTCAACCTCGAATTTGAGCCAGGAAAATTTGTCGGCATTGTCGGACAAAGTGGATCTGGTAAAAGTACGATGATGAAGTTATTGCTGAGACTTTACGAAACTGAGTCCGGCAGAATTTTGATTGATGGTTATGATATTGCCAAAGTTGAACTCTATTCACTGCGACGACAAATAGGCGTAGTTCCCCAAGAAACGTTGTTGTTTGATGGTAGCGTTCAGGAAAATATTGCCCTAACCAATCCCGATGCAACAACCGAAGAAATTATCGAAGCGGCTCAGGTTGCGTGCGCCCACGAGTTTATCATGAACCTACCCAACGGTTACAACACGCGGGTAGGAGAACGGGGTTCTGCACTTTCAGGTGGACAACGACAAAGAATTGCGATCGCCCGCTCTGTTTTACAACGACCAAAATTACTAGTTTTAGATGAAGCAACCAGCGCATTAGATTATCCCACAGAGCGGCAAATATGTCTCAATTTAGCCAAAGCATTCAAGGGTGATACAGTATTTTTTATTACCCACCGACTGAACACTGTAAGTAATGCAGACATGATCGTTGTGATGGATAACAGCAGGGTTATAGAACAAGGTAGCCATCAAGAATTAATGGCTGCTAAAGGTCATTATTTTTACCTGTATCAGCAACAAGATGTGAACTTGTAA